ATTATGCATCGCTTCCAGCCGCTGATGCTCTTCGTTATACTCGAATAACGGAAAATGCTGAACCCAGCAGAAACGCCAGCTGCCGCTGTCGATCAGCTTATGGGATCGGCCAAGATGCAGGCGAAGCTGGCCGAGAATCATCTCCGTTTTCAAGCGGGCATCGGAAATAATAAACACCGCATCGCCGGTATGGGCATCGACTCTACGGAAGATATCCTCCTTGGCCGAGTCGCCGATGAATTTTAAAATGGGAGATTTATCGCCCTCTTCCTGGCGCAGGATATAAGCCAATCCGCCGGCTCCAAGTTTTTTCGCAAGCTCGGTCAACTCATCAATCTGTTTGCGGGAATAATTGCCGCCGCCTTTCAGGCAGATGGCTTTGACGACGCCGCCGTTTTTAACATTGTCCGAAAAAACCTTGAATTCAGTATTTCCGGCAATATCAGTAATATCATTAATTTCCATTCCAAAGCGAAGATCGGGCTTATCTATACCCCAGCGGTTCATAGCATCGGAATATTCATATTGCGGGAAAGGTGTCTCCAATTTGACGCCGAGCACTTTATCAAAAAGGTCGGTCATCATGCCTTCAACCACGGCGAAGATATCTTCCCTGGTGACAAAAGACATTTCGATATCGATCTGGGTATGTTCGGGCTGACGATCGGAGCGAAGGTCCTCATCACGCAGACACCGGGCAAGCTGGAAATATTTGTCGAATCCCGAAATCATAAGAATCTGTTTGAGCAATTGCGGCGATTGGGGCAAAGCATAAAATTTGCCCTTTTGCACCCGGCTGGGGACAACATAGTCGCGCGCACCCTCGGGAGTGGAGCGAATCAGGAGAGGGGTTTCGATTTCCAAAAATCCATTTGCCGAAAGGTAATTTCGGACGGTCATGGCGGCGCGGTGCCGGGTTTTTATTCTTTCCTGAAGCGGGCGGCGCCTTAAATCGAGGTAGCGGTATTCAAGGCGCAAAACTTCGCTGGCATCAACGTCATCGACAATTTCAAACGGCGGTGTCTTGGAATCCGAAAGCAGGGATATTTTGTCGGCCGCAACCTCGATTTGCCCGGTTTTCATTTTTTCATTTTCGGTTCCGGAGGGACGGCGGTTAACGATACCTGAAGCCGATATGACAAATTCATGGCGCATTTTCGAGGCCGCTTCAAAAACAACCGCAGCGACTTTTTCGGGATTGAAGACAACCTGGGTAAGGCCGTAGCGGTCGCGAAGATCCAGGAAGAGCAATCCGCCAAGATTACGATACTCCTGGACCCAGCCGTTCAGAGTAACTTGCTCTCCGACATTTTCAATGGTTAATTGACCGCAGTTGTGAGTGCGCTTAAGGCTTTTGAACGAATACAATTAATCTCCAATAACTTTTTATCGTTTCAATATTTAGTTCGGCAAATAAGCTGCCAATTTAAATATACAATGATTACGCTCAGCGGTCGAAATTAAGTAAACATAACCAAAATGTCAATAGGAACAGAAATTATACGATTTTGTTATACGATTGGAAAAAAGGAGGCTAATATTGGCTTGACAAAAGCCGGGCATATAGTATAATTGCTTCAAGTGTAACGGCTTAAGGCCGATATTTATATTGAATATGAATATATCGCGATTTTTATCAGAGGATTTGATTGACCTGAATTTTCAGGTCGATCTGGAAGAACCGTCAGAGGAAACTTCGACCGTCCGATGGCGCCAGCGCAATAAAGAACATATTCTGGCGGCGCTGGTTAAACTGATTGGTAATTCGGGCCGAACCGGCAATGATACAAAATTGCTGACTGATTTTATCAACCGGGAAAGAAAAGCGACAACCGGCATCGGTAACGGGATAGCCATTCCTCACATTCGGAGTATGCAGGCAAAGGAATTTATTCTCGGCTTTGCCCGTAATGCCGACGGGTATGATTTTGATTCTCTGGACAAGCAGCCGACCCATATGTTTTTCATAATGGCGGCGCCGCCGTATGACGACAATTTGTATCTTCGAGTTTTTAAAGCCCTCGCCGAAAGTCTTCAATATGAATCATTCCGTGAAGAATTGATGCAGGCTGAGAAACCTTTTGATATAATTCGAGCTTTCAGAAGCGTTGAATAACCACCCGGTTTTACCGTTTATATTTTCCCATCAATTGTGTTGAGGCCAAAACATGGCCTTCCATTTTTTGGCTCAAAACTTCGGCGCTGATCCCTTTGCTGATCTGTTGCCGGTCAAAATCAAGAAGGATATCGAGCGCATAAAGCTTGAAGAAATAACGATGCGTCGATCCTCTGGGAGGACACGGCCCCCCATAACCAAACCGCCTGAAATCGTTGATACCCTGGGTTACTTTGACAGTGGAATCAGGTCCAATAACCGGCGAAATATCCCTGGAAATACCCTCAGGCAGTTCAGTTATACCCGGCGGCAAATTGAAAATGATCCAATGGACCCAGACACCCATCGGCGCATCAGGATCATCACAGATCAAAGCCAGCGATTTCGTTTTCTTTGGAACATTGGAAATTGACAATTGCGGGGAAATATCAACATTATCACAGGTGAACTTCCGGGGAATCATTTCCCCATCCTTGAATGCAGGACTGGATAGCTGCATTTGATCCTCCCCGTGCTTAGAGGACTTCACATTTTCATCCTGTATACTGTAAGCAGTCATATATGTAAAAATCAGAGACAATGATATAAAAAATACTCTGATTGTCATTTTAGGGCTCCCTTATAAAGATACGGGAGGGTCCTTCCCTCCCATTTGATATTTTAATTAAGCTGATTTATGATGAAATGTCAAGGACAAACGGATCCCGGACCTCCAAAATGGAGATACTTGATAAGATATACTACATCGAAATCTCAGACATACCTCGGCCAATTCAATAAATTGTAAAACATAACAAAAGCGAATTGAATGGAGTAAAAAGGCCGCCGGGATGAATCCGGCGGCCGCTGAATCTTCACTAAGATGCTGTTTATTCTACCTTGTCACGCGGTTTTCCAAATGAGGCGAATGACTCCAATAGTTCAATCGGTATAGGGAAAACAATTGTTGAACCTTTATTTACAGAGATTTCGGTCAAAGTTTGCAACATACGCAGGATGATGGCCTGGGGAGCAGTGGCAATAACTTTGGCTGCTTCGGAAAGTTTTTGCGACGCCTGGAACTCACCCTCGGCATGAATTACCTTGGAGCGCCGCTCACGTTCGGCCTCCGCCTGCCGTGCAATGGCGCGGGTCATCTCGGGCGGCAGATCGACATTCTTGACTTCGACCACGGAGACTTTGATTCCCCAGGGTTCGGTTTGATGATCAATAATTTTCTGGAGTTCCTGATTGATTTTTTCCCTGTTTGATAACAGCTCATCCAGATCCACCTGGCCCAATATGGAACGCAGGGTGGTCTGGGCTATCTGCGAAGTGGCCTCGAAGAAATTGGCCACGGCAACAATTGCCTTGTTGGGATCCATGACACGGAAATAGAGCACGGCATTGACCTTGACGGAAACGTTGTCGCGGGTAATGACATCCTGCGGCGGGACGTCAAAAGTGATGGTGCGCAGATCGACCCGGGTCATACGATCGACCAGCGGGATAAGCAGGATAATGCCGGGGCCCTTGGCGCCAATCAGACGGCCCAGGCGGAAAACGACACCCCGTTCATATTCTTTCAAAATCCTGATGGCATTGGTCAGGATGATAAGAGCCAAAAACAGGCCAACAACAATACTTGGTAAAGCCATTTTAATCCTTCCTTTATAATTAGATTTTTCTTCTGACTTTCATTTTCAGGTTATTTACTTCGACAGCGATGACTTCTTCGCCTTCTTCGATTATTTCGTCAGCGAAAGCTTCCCACAATTCCCCGGCCAGATAGACATAGCCGGTTTTATCGATTTTTGTTTTAACGACTCCGGTGACCCCGATCAGGCCTTCGGCGCCGGTTGTCGGCCTGGCGACCCTTGCTTTATAGGCCAGTGTGAAGGCGAGAATGACAAAGGCGCCGACGACAATCGCCACGGTATAGATGATAGAGCGAGACACCTTCAGCTCCGGATCGGCGGTATCGACAAGCATCAGCCCGCCGATTATAATCGAGATTACTCCACCTATTGTCAATAAGCCATGACTCACGATTTTAATCTCCAGTATAAAAAGGATTATTGAAAATAATATTAACAGAACCCCGGCATAATTGATGGGAAGGGTCCTCATTCCATAGAGCGCCAGAATAATACAGATTCCTCCGACGACACCGGGAAGAATCGCGCCGGGATTATACAGCTCCAAAACAAGGCCCATGCTGCCCAGGGAAAACAAGATGAATACAATGTTGGGTGATGAGACAATGTCGAGCAATGACTGGATAAAACTTTTCTTGATCGGTATTTTTTCCGGGTTTGCGGTATGCACGACTTTTTTGCCGAGTATGGTGTTCACTTCGAAGCCATCGATTTTTTCAAGCAAATCATCGACATCGTCGGCAATCAGGTCGATGACATGTAGTTCGAGGGCTTCTTTGCTGGTGATAGAAACCGATTTACGGGCGGCATCCTCGGCCCATTCCGCATTGCGCCCATGCCGTTCAGCCATCGCCTTCAGTGAGGCCACGGCATCGTTCATAACCTTTTCCATCATGACCGAATCCATTTCGCCCCCCATAGAGACAACATGAGCCGCGCCGATATTGGTTCCGGGGGCCATGGCCGCGATATGGGCAGCATATGTTATATATACCCCCGCCGAAGCGGCTTTGGCGCCGGAGGGCGATATATAAACGGCGACCGGCACGGATGAATTCATCATCGCCTTTGTTATCGACCACATCGATTCATTGAAACCGCCCGGGGTATCCATGGTAATCAAAAGCAGGTCGGCCATTTCATCTTCGACCATTTCGACAGCCTCGATAACACGGTCGGCGGTTACGGTTCCGATGGCGCCATCGATATTAAGGATATATACCAGCGATGATTCAGCCTGAGCCTTCATTTCATCGGTCGAATCAGGCGGCGGCATTTCATCCTGTGACGCAACCGGTAAAGCATATAAAAGGACAAGTAATATTATAAGACATTTTATTTTCATCACGCCTCCATCCGGAATTTATTTTAATAAGACCTTAATGCCCGGAAAATATTTACTAAGTCTGCCATAGATTTACGCGAACGGTTCGATTCCAGGCAACTCTTTCATCTTCTTCATATCAATTGTCTATACATAATGGTTAATTTTATAATGAAATCTGTCAGCACCCCATCGGTAACTGTATAGGCAAGTTAGCGCAGGCAGTATGAGAATGTCAAATAAAAGTTTTAATTGCCAGAGCGCCTTTAGAAGGAAAGTCTCTTATCTTTTCTCAGGAAAACAGGTTTACCGTCAAAAAAAGTGGCCAGTATATTGACATTTTTAATCCGGGTTCGCGAAACCTTAAAAATATTATCCGTTAATACCACGAAATCCGCGAAGAATCCAGGGAGCAAACGACCCAACTCATTCTCGCGACTGACGGTATAAGCCGGGGCGGCGGTAAAACCATCGACGGCCTGCGCAACCGAGATTCTTTCCTCGGGATAAAAAACTTCTTTCCTGCCGGGCGCCTTTCTATTGACGGCGGCATCGATGCCGGCAATCGGATCAAGCACTTCAATCGGCGCATCCGATCCAAAAGTAAGAGGGATACCCTGTTTGAGGAGGGTATTAAATATGAAGCAATTTTGTCCTCTTTTGCCCCAGTATTTCTCAATCAAACTGATATCCGAAGGGCAATGTGATGGCTGCATGGAAGCTACGGCTCCGAGCGATTTAAGGCGCTTGACGTCGGATCGGCGAATCATCTGCAAATGTTCGATGCGCCGTCTGATCCCGGGCAGTAGCGATGGGGCCTGCTCATAGCAGTCAAGGACGTTGGACACGGCTTTATCGCCTATGGCATGAATGGCGGTCGGCAGGTTGAGCCCTGCGGCACCAATGATATGCTTTAGCAGGACTTCTTTTGGGTTGGTCTCGACGCCAAAATTTTCCTTCGAGCCCATATATTTTTGAAAACATAGAGCCGTCTGACTGCCCAGAGAACCGTCGCTAAATATTTTAATCCCTGAAATACGGAAATAGTCATTGCCATATCCGTACTTTATTCCGGCTTTTCGCAACTCCGGAATCATGGCGGCGGGAGGGTAATAGCTGATTCTGAGGCCAAGCTTCTTTTCGCGCGAAAGCTTGTCAAAAAAACCAAGCGCATCGGGCCCATCGAAAGAATGAACACCGGTTACACCTTTGGCATAAGCCATCTTAAGGGCCTCATTGAATAGAGCGGGGCGTTTGGATGGAGCCGGGCCCTTATAAAGCTTGAACACGGGGAAATAAGCGGGAATCTCGCGCAGGATACCTGACGGTTCATGGCCGTCAAGACGATCGATGCGGCCGCCTTCCGGCTCGGGTGTTCGGGCATTGTAACCGGCCAGTTCCAGGGCGCGGGAATTGACCCACATAACATGCTGGTCCTTGGAAAAGAAGGCCGCGGGACGGCCGCCGGTGACGTTGTCGAGCATGAATTTATCCGGCAGGACATATTTTTTCCAGCGGTCGGGAGAAAATCCTTCGCCGAAAACCCACTCATCCCGTCCCAGCTTTATGGCATGTTTCCTGATGGCTTCAAGCGTCTCTTCAATCGTCTTCATGCCATCGAGTTTCACATTTCCCAGGGACATGGCCAGGAAATAGAAATGTGTATGCGAATCGGTAAACCCCGGAATAACGGTATGGCCCTTCAGGTCGTACTTCTCAAATCCGGCAAAATCGGGATCGCTTTGAAGCTTTTTGCCGACGGCGACTATTTTATTTCCGGAGACAGCCATGGAATCGGCGGTTATATTTTCACCGGCCTGAATATAGATAAGGCCGTTGAAGAATAGTTTATTCTTTTTCAAAATTTTCTCCTTTGATACGAACATCACCCTGCCGCTCGGTTATGCCCAGGCGATCGGTTTCCTCCAATATAGGCACGACAAACTTCCGGGAATTGCTGAGTTTTTCCCGCAGCACCCCGACCGAAACACTTTCACCGCTGTCAAGCATACTTCGAATGATTTTAATAATTTCGTTCCAGCGATCGACATGAAAGACAAGCAACTGTCCAATTTTTACTACCTTCTCGGTATTAATGAGAAATTCCAGAGCTTCGCGACGCACAGCTTCCTTGCCAATCAATTCCTTCACCGTCGGTGGGGCATAGCCTCCCTTATACAACTCCATTTCTATCTTCTGAGCAGCCTGTTGAACATCTCCCCTGACGTCTATGGATCGACCCGGCAAATCATATTTATTTTTCTTCTTAATCAGTTGTTTTTTCCCGCACATCAGATCCAGAATGGGTCCCAGATTTTGCGCCTTTTTCCCCGTTTTGGCGGAAATCAACTCGACCCCGATGCCGTCATAATGAGGATGGCTCTCGAAAATACTCTTGACGGCCGACAGCACGAGATCAATACCGGGGGTTATTTCGGATATCAGGTAGTGCTTTCCGTCATGTTCGTCGATTCTTCTTTGACTGATCAATTTAGCCACGGCCTGATCGATTTCCAATTGCGAAAAATCGGCACTGATGAAATCGATGTTTTTATTAATAAAAATCGATTTTTTCAATTCGCTGTAAACGAGATTGTAAGGAGTCAGGTCCTCTCTGTCCTCAAGATACTGAAACTCCGGTATTTCGCGCCGTCGCGGGAACTTGTCCAGATGGTCAAGAATCATGCCGCCACCGACAGTGCTCTGGGGGGTCGGCAGGCGAAAGATAAAACGATCGCCGACAAAAGCCAGGACCGGTTCTTCCGGCCGGAAAAAAAGAAGGCCCTGCTGACCGGGGTGAATAATCGGATTATGGGCCATCCTGATTTCTCCTTCGACCTCCGTCGTCCCGATAATCATCAGCAGCCTGCGGCCGGAATCGAGGCTGACAGGGGATTCGGGAATAACGGCGGTCGACAGCGCAAAAACATTACCATCCGGATAACTGCGGATTATATGGGGGGTTGAGATGACTCCCCCTCGATGCAGAAATTCCTTATCAAGGCCGGTCAGGCTGATCGAAGTCCGCTGGCCCGGTTCGGCCCGATCCATCTGTCGGCCGTGGGATTGAATAGTGCGCACTTTTCCGATTTTGCGCGCCGGGAAAATGCCGACTTCATCGCCGACACCAAGTTTTCCTCCTCGAAGCGTCCCGGCCACTACTCCGCCCATGCCGGAAAGAACGAAAGAGCGATCGATGTATAACCTTGGTTTGCCGATATCCTCTCGTTCGATAATGCGATCGGCTAATTTAAGGATCTCATCCTTGAGATTATCGAAGCCTTCACCGGTAATCGCCGACAGCCGGACAATCGGCGCATCCTGCAGAAAGGAACCGGCGACTTTTTCCCTGATATTCTCTTCCACCAAATCGAGCCAACTTGATTCGGCAAGATCGATCTTGTTAATGGCGATAAGGCCGTACTTGATTCCAAGCAGTTTTGTGATTTGCAGATGTTCCTGGCTCTGCGGCATCCAGCCGTCATCGGCGGCCACAACCAGGATAACGGCATCGATACCGCCGGCTCCGGCAATCATGTTCCGGACAAAGCGCTCATGACCGGGGACATCAATAATGCCGATACGGCGGCCGTCGGGGGTGTCATAATGAGCGAACCCGATGTCGATGGTCATGCCGCGTTCTTTTTCCTCGGGCAGGCGATCGGGATCGATCCCGGTGAGGCGGTTAATTATTGCGGATTTCCCGTGATCGATATGTCCGGCGGTTCCGATTACAAACATATCAAATTCTGTCTGACAGACTTATTATGATTTTCACAAGTATTTCGGCATCTTCATCATCGACCGCTTTCAAATCAATCATGAAGCGGTTCTCGGAAATTCTTCCGATTACGGGCGGTTCGGTGCCGCGGAACATGGCCGCCAGTTTGCCTGGAGAAACCCGGCTGTTGAAAACCAGCGCCACTGATGGAAGCGGGACACCGGGCAGAGCACCGCCTCCCATTTCCCCCTGTGAGCCCTCGAGCGAAATCTTATCTCCAGCTCCGATTTTATCCAGGAGGGTACGTCCCTTTTGATACAGCTCCGATTCACTTCTTGTCGCAAGCCGCCACAATTTTATGTTTTCTTTCCAGGTATTGTCCAGATAATAACCAAGCATCTCTTCGACCGCCGAAAAGACGGTTTTATCCACGCGCATGGCGCGATAGACGGGATTTTTCCTGATCCGGTCAATCAACTCCTTTTTCCCGACAATCAGGCCGGCCTGGAATCCGCCGAGCAGTTTGTCGCCGGAGAAACATGTCAGATCGGCATCATCACGCACGGAATTCTGAACGGTCGGTTCCTTGATTCCGGCGATCTCAGTGGTATCGACCAGGACGCCGCTGCCAAGGTCATTGACGACCGGGACATTATGTTTTTTGCCGAGCGCAACGAGCGCCTTGATGTCGATCTCTTCGGTGAAACCGGTAACGGCGAAATTACTTTTATGGACCTTCAGGATTAGAGCCGGGTTTGCTTCGAGCGCGTTTTTGTAATCATCAATGGTAGTGATATTGGACGTGCCGATTTCGATGATTCCGGCGCCTGATTTTCTGATGATGTCGGGTATGCGAAAACCGCCGCCGATCTGGACCAGCTCTCCGCGGGATATGACAACTTTCCGGCGGTTGGCCAGGGTATTCAGAATAAGAAACAGGGCGGCCGCATTATTATTGACAATGGTGCCCGCCTCGGCCCCCGATATCAGCGACAGATATTTTTCGGCAAGGATGCCTCTCTTCCCGCGCTTTCCCGTGGCGACATCGAATTCGAGATTGCCGTAACCGGTGACATGATTCTTGATCTTATCGAACAGGGTATCCGAAAGCGGTGCCCGGCCCAGATTCGTATGCACCATGATGCCGGCGCCGTTGATAACACGGCCGATTTTTTTCAATTTCATCAGCCTGATATTGTCAATGATAATATCCCGAAACCGGTCATAGCTTATCGGTTCGAAGCTTTCATCCAGATTCTGCTTGAAATTATCAATCGTCGTCCGAATGATTTCGACAATAAGCGGCCGGGCCAGTCCGGAAGCGGCTTCCAGGATGACTTTATCCGAAGCCATGATTTCGACGGCCGGAATATCGCGCTTCGATTTGATAATATTTTCAGTCATATTATAATCTGTACAAAAGGTTGGCGACAACATTACCGACCGACTGAAGGGACTGCGGCGAACACTTGTCCGGAGTATCCTCGGTCGTATGCCAGTATTTATAGTCAAAATCAATAATGACTGCCGCCTGCAGTCTTATGGTCATAAAACTGAGATGATCGTCATGGATGGCATATCCGACGGAATCGACGAAGGCGGCCTCACCAAGATTGGCGGCGATTTTCCAAACCATATCAGTCACTTGAGATGAATATTTATTCGAAAACTCTTCCCTGTAAATTTTCAGATCACGGTCGCCGATCATGTCGATGACCAGAGCAAAATGGTACTTGTCTTTGATATTTCTTTTAACCATTTCTTTGGCACCGAGGAAATATTCGTCCAGGCGTCCGGGCGGACCGTAATCCTCACCGTCCAGCAGCACGAGGTCGATACCGACACGCGGCCTCTGTACAGCAAACAGATTGGCCAGTTCCATCAGGACCGCCACTCCGGAAGCACCGTCATTGGCTCCATCTATCCAATTCTCGCGTTTGGTCGAATCGGGATCGTACTCCGCGCGCGGTCTGCTGTCGTAGTGCGCGGCCAATAAATATTTTTTTTGATCACCAGGGTCGGATCCTGCGAATGACGCTAAAACATTAATCATCTCAATCGGTTTTCCGGTTCTCTTGTCATTGTGCACGAATTGCATGGTATTAATATCCGCACCCAGACTGTCAAAGAACTGCATCAGATATTCACGACATTTCCGGCTATTTTCACTGCCGGGTACACGCGGCCCGAATGAAACCTGTTTCTCGATATATTGAAAGGCTCTCTCGCCGTTGAAACGAGGCGCCGACACCGTCGGTTTATCTCCGCATGCAATCAGAAGAAAAAAACATACGTCAAGGATAATATACGGTATAAAATAAAACTTCATTTTCTTCATATTATGAAAAGAATGTCGGGCGCTCAAAAAAGTCAATGAAATATTTTAGAATCGAATATCGACATAGATACGAAGTTCCCGGACATGCGACTTGCGGCTTTGCTGAACATTGTTGGTGTCCTGCCAGCGGGCGCTGACGCCGCCCTTGATTTGATTGGAGAAAGTATATGATATGGTCGGTGTCACCATGAAATCCTTGTTTTCTCCGGCGGAGATCAGGGGGTTGTCGCCGGTCGATTCTTCTCTTT
This genomic interval from candidate division Zixibacteria bacterium HGW-Zixibacteria-1 contains the following:
- a CDS encoding aspartate--tRNA ligase codes for the protein MYSFKSLKRTHNCGQLTIENVGEQVTLNGWVQEYRNLGGLLFLDLRDRYGLTQVVFNPEKVAAVVFEAASKMRHEFVISASGIVNRRPSGTENEKMKTGQIEVAADKISLLSDSKTPPFEIVDDVDASEVLRLEYRYLDLRRRPLQERIKTRHRAAMTVRNYLSANGFLEIETPLLIRSTPEGARDYVVPSRVQKGKFYALPQSPQLLKQILMISGFDKYFQLARCLRDEDLRSDRQPEHTQIDIEMSFVTREDIFAVVEGMMTDLFDKVLGVKLETPFPQYEYSDAMNRWGIDKPDLRFGMEINDITDIAGNTEFKVFSDNVKNGGVVKAICLKGGGNYSRKQIDELTELAKKLGAGGLAYILRQEEGDKSPILKFIGDSAKEDIFRRVDAHTGDAVFIISDARLKTEMILGQLRLHLGRSHKLIDSGSWRFCWVQHFPLFEYNEEHQRLEAMHNIVSLPIEEDLHYLNEAAETTLPVSSVHHPLRKIRAEQYDLVLNGVELASGSIRNHRREMQQKILNILGMNDERAEKMFGFLLRALEYGPPPHGGIAAGLDRIVALMTGTDSIRDVIAFPKTATAQSLMDGAPSDIDSEQLKELGLQKS
- a CDS encoding YbhB/YbcL family Raf kinase inhibitor-like protein, yielding MQLSSPAFKDGEMIPRKFTCDNVDISPQLSISNVPKKTKSLALICDDPDAPMGVWVHWIIFNLPPGITELPEGISRDISPVIGPDSTVKVTQGINDFRRFGYGGPCPPRGSTHRYFFKLYALDILLDFDRQQISKGISAEVLSQKMEGHVLASTQLMGKYKR
- a CDS encoding serine protease; the protein is MKIKCLIILLVLLYALPVASQDEMPPPDSTDEMKAQAESSLVYILNIDGAIGTVTADRVIEAVEMVEDEMADLLLITMDTPGGFNESMWSITKAMMNSSVPVAVYISPSGAKAASAGVYITYAAHIAAMAPGTNIGAAHVVSMGGEMDSVMMEKVMNDAVASLKAMAERHGRNAEWAEDAARKSVSITSKEALELHVIDLIADDVDDLLEKIDGFEVNTILGKKVVHTANPEKIPIKKSFIQSLLDIVSSPNIVFILFSLGSMGLVLELYNPGAILPGVVGGICIILALYGMRTLPINYAGVLLILFSIILFILEIKIVSHGLLTIGGVISIIIGGLMLVDTADPELKVSRSIIYTVAIVVGAFVILAFTLAYKARVARPTTGAEGLIGVTGVVKTKIDKTGYVYLAGELWEAFADEIIEEGEEVIAVEVNNLKMKVRRKI
- the selB gene encoding selenocysteine-specific translation elongation factor; translated protein: MFVIGTAGHIDHGKSAIINRLTGIDPDRLPEEKERGMTIDIGFAHYDTPDGRRIGIIDVPGHERFVRNMIAGAGGIDAVILVVAADDGWMPQSQEHLQITKLLGIKYGLIAINKIDLAESSWLDLVEENIREKVAGSFLQDAPIVRLSAITGEGFDNLKDEILKLADRIIEREDIGKPRLYIDRSFVLSGMGGVVAGTLRGGKLGVGDEVGIFPARKIGKVRTIQSHGRQMDRAEPGQRTSISLTGLDKEFLHRGGVISTPHIIRSYPDGNVFALSTAVIPESPVSLDSGRRLLMIIGTTEVEGEIRMAHNPIIHPGQQGLLFFRPEEPVLAFVGDRFIFRLPTPQSTVGGGMILDHLDKFPRRREIPEFQYLEDREDLTPYNLVYSELKKSIFINKNIDFISADFSQLEIDQAVAKLISQRRIDEHDGKHYLISEITPGIDLVLSAVKSIFESHPHYDGIGVELISAKTGKKAQNLGPILDLMCGKKQLIKKKNKYDLPGRSIDVRGDVQQAAQKIEMELYKGGYAPPTVKELIGKEAVRREALEFLINTEKVVKIGQLLVFHVDRWNEIIKIIRSMLDSGESVSVGVLREKLSNSRKFVVPILEETDRLGITERQGDVRIKGENFEKE
- a CDS encoding L-seryl-tRNA(Sec) selenium transferase, giving the protein MLSPTFCTDYNMTENIIKSKRDIPAVEIMASDKVILEAASGLARPLIVEIIRTTIDNFKQNLDESFEPISYDRFRDIIIDNIRLMKLKKIGRVINGAGIMVHTNLGRAPLSDTLFDKIKNHVTGYGNLEFDVATGKRGKRGILAEKYLSLISGAEAGTIVNNNAAALFLILNTLANRRKVVISRGELVQIGGGFRIPDIIRKSGAGIIEIGTSNITTIDDYKNALEANPALILKVHKSNFAVTGFTEEIDIKALVALGKKHNVPVVNDLGSGVLVDTTEIAGIKEPTVQNSVRDDADLTCFSGDKLLGGFQAGLIVGKKELIDRIRKNPVYRAMRVDKTVFSAVEEMLGYYLDNTWKENIKLWRLATRSESELYQKGRTLLDKIGAGDKISLEGSQGEMGGGALPGVPLPSVALVFNSRVSPGKLAAMFRGTEPPVIGRISENRFMIDLKAVDDEDAEILVKIIISLSDRI